CCAGTCCAACTTAATTATCTGGACTCTGTTCTTGCTCCAGCCTGTGAGCCTCTGGATTTGCTGACCATTAGCAAGGAGGTTAATATGGTTAGTTAACACCTCTTGCTGCACATCTATAACTTAATTTATCAAAACCAGAATAAGAGCAGCATTTTTTTGTCAACAAAAATAATCTTTCAAGGTTATTTATGATCACTGGAAGAACTATTTAAGAAACTTATGCCAAActtgaaaaaaaggcaaaagaatgaCTACATGTTCTTTTAGTGTCAAATTTTAACACTGGCACTTCCAAGCAATGCTTAATTCTCTAGGGGACTTACCTTTATCTAGTTTGCTTTTCACCATTGATTAAAGCCTAGAGTCCAGGAGGTTACATGTTAACTCATAGTTTTCTTCCTACAGAGATACAAGTAATATCTGTGCTATAGAGAAGAAAACTCCAAACACTAAACACTGTAAGACTTAACCAGTTTTGTCCATAATTTAGTCTACTATTCAGTATGCTTTACCTGAGCGTGTTTATAAACCCTTGGTCCTCAAAAGCTTATTGGATCTGCCATTCTTCCGGTTCTATCATTAATGAGTTAGATTTTGATATATGTTCATTCTATATGGATTTCAtgagaataattttatatgagaacCATTCTATGTATATGTGGGCCatgcttttttactttataacatAATACTTTGATATCTGCCAActgttactggaaaaaaaaaaggtcaagtaAGCCTCATTTCTCAGAATAATTCATCTAAACTTCTTATCTCCTGAAGATATATACAAGCTTTTTGGTTCTAGATCATCTTAAAAAATTTAGTAGCACTACAAATAACTCCTTTAAGATGATTTAAAATCATACTTTATCTCCAATGTCCTGATTATGTCCTTTAATTCACTAAAATATGCACATACTTCTTTATTCTGTGTAAAAATGGAATAGGAATATGATAAATAAATGAGTGCAAATCATTGTCTTAGATGTTATATCAATGTAATTATTACAAGAGAGCTGATTCAAGAGTTTTTAATGGGTACTGGGATTTATTCAATAAAGTTTATTACTCAGTCCAAAACTCTTACAAAGATAAAATGTCAAGTTTCCGTCTCCCCTAGAAGGAGTGATGATGACTTCAATGGCCTAAGTGAGATAAATCTTTTATTTAGCTTACGTTTTGGGGACTTTCCTGACCCACTGTTTATTTTCCCTCGTGTCCAACTCACACATTTATAAGAAAGGAACGCAGGTTGATGTATGTCAGAAGGACTATTTTAATCCAGTTCAGATTTAAAAGAGAGCATTTTCTAACAACaagcaaagaaagaacaaagcacaagtccattttattccactactATTCAGCAAAAACAGCAGGAGGCATCACAGAGCGGACTGGCTTGGCTAGCATACATTTGGCTTCATAATGGTTTCTGAACGTATTCATGAATAAATATGATTGAAAGAAAACCTTGCTTGACTTAGAACCAGATGTTAATACTTGATATAGACTCAGCGATGgatctaaaatttttatatatttacctttatatttctagtttcaaataactttcaTATCAACTCCTTTAATCatacatttgaaaagaataaaagcaatggTAGATAAAGAAGGACTCGAGTAGACTATGTGTGATAGTTGTGCCAAGGGATTCCTGCAGGCACTAAATCAGACATCCCAGATTTAGTAAAGTGGCCTTCGTGAATTGGCAATCATCTGTCTCATCACAGCAGAATCCTGACCAAGGAGAGGTCATGGCTAACCTCTAGACATGCTGGAATTCCTTACAGTTGAGGAAATAAGGCTCTCTCCCATTGTTTCCTGCAGGTGGTCATTTCCTAACCACTTACCCAGAGCTTCAAATACGAATTATTTCAGAGGCCATATGACATATACATGTAGAACACTCAGCTACAAGGCAAAAGGAAGGTGACTGCATGTCAAGCCTGCAGGTTTTATATTCAAACATAAAATCATTAACCAGCTGCAGGTTAAATTTGGCTCTCATCCACCCCTTCCTGAGGGCTGACCTTGGATTGAAGAGCTTAATTTTCtgattagtaaagaaaaaagtgtgaGTAAGAACTAAGTTACCAAGCAGGTCAATAAGAcatccctatttaatcaatgcaTAATTGAGCATTTATTGCAAAATGGAGACCATACAACAatgcagaaaataattaacatttgtCTCAAGCTTAATAGGTTATAGAACATTGTGTGCATTATCGCATTTAATGTAATACAATAGCGTTATTTTACTTTACTGCTGTTGTATTGTTTTTCACTATTTCTACTAATACTGGAACTTCTGCTACTACTAATCCATTGCTATGATTATGACTATAACCACAGAAAGTGCCCTATTTTCATACCACGTTAAAATCCCTAAATATGTCAGACAACGGAAATGACAGTTATACGAAGGAAATAAATTTATTCAAGATGCACATATATGATGGACCTACAACATGATGCACTTTGTTGATGTAATCATTGAAGCTATTTATCCACCACTTATATGTAGTTATCAATTCTGTCATTTTACTTCAAATTAGACTCACATCTGCACACTTTGTGTGTCCAATTGAGACTAAAAAGTCAGCCTTTCAGCCTACCTACTTCTCTTCCTTGTGTCTGGTTCCATTaggtttgagactgagtcttattttcatgttatcattttcttatttcaaaacatattgttaaatgcaaaacaaaatattcacaTAATTTTACAAACCCCActgtcttagtcagcttgggttgccataacaaatacCATACACCAGGTGGCTTAaaccacagacatttatttctcacagttctggaggctggaatgtCCAAAAGCAAGGTGCCAGAAGATTCAGTGTCTGAaaagggccctcttcctggtttacaGATGATATTCTTTTCAAGATGTCCtcacaagaagaaagaaaggtaagATTTTTTGCATCTCGTCTTATAAGGGCACACATTCTGTCTTGAAAGCCCCACTCTCATgattaatcacctcccaaaggccccacctccaaacacCATCATCTTGCAGATTAGggatttaacatatgaatttttcaggggacacaaacattcagtccacagcacTTACTGTAAAAAAAGATGGTGAAATGCCCCAATTGAACACCTGAATCGCAGGCAGTGTCACTGGAGAATagcctcaaatatttattggtcTTCCGGTGTAAGAAAGTCAGATACGTGTTTCAGAAAATGTGTTCAGAGGTCCCCATGTATTATGTACAAAAgtgcaaattatttaaaagtcaaatatataaaaatcagagaTTATCTCATTTGAAGATAAGGAAATAGGCTCAGAAAGGTGGGGTTGGTTTGTAATCACATCTGGACTGGGATTTCCTGgagcatttttgttttaatatgacAACTGATATTGAATTGTCgatttttaattttgtcaaaaaaGTACTATGATACACATACAGtcattatatacacatacatatataatacatatataacatatataatcatacatacatacatatataacacatacatatataatcatacacatatacacatacatacaatacACATCCACATATATAATACGGTAatcatgcacacatatacacatacatatataatatggaTGATATGAACATTAAATcattattatgtatgtatataacaatacgtattatatacatatgtaatacagctctgcccccacccaaatctcatgttaaattgtaattcccaatgttggaggtgggcctggtgggaggtgattggatcgtggggctggtttctaatggtttttcACCATCCGCCTAGTGCATTCTAGTGAttaaattctcacaagatctggttgttcaaacatcctcctttgctctctcttcctcctgctccagccatgtaggacaTGCTGGCTCCACCCTCCCCTTCTGCCATggctgtaagtttcctgaggcctcccggagccatgcttcctgtatagctttcacaaccataagccaattaaaccctttttctttataagttacccagtcttggtagtttttttatagcaatgtttATAGCAATGTcagaacaggctaatacaatatacaaacaaaattacTATCCTTTCATAAAAGAAAGGGTGTTTCAACTCCATAACTATAAGGAATGGTTCTATTCAGAGAAAAATGTAACTTATAAACAAGAACACATTTGCAGTGAATTGAATTGGGTCTCAAAGATATATGTCCAAGTCTTAACCCCCAGAATCTCAGAAGGGGACCTTATTTGACATAAGAGTCTTTACAGATATAATATAggtaaggatcttgagatgagatcaccCTAGATTAGTGTgagggccctaaatccaatgatagGATCCTAATAggaaacagaaatggaaagaCACTGGGAAGAAGGCCGTGAGAAGACAAGGCAGAGATCAGAGTAATGCAGCCACAAACCAGGGACTCCCGGAGCCACTggcagctggcagaggcaggaaaGTATTGTCCTTTTGAGCCTTCAGGAGGAGTGCCGCCCTGCCAGTTCCTTGATTTAGGACTTCCGGTccccagaactttgagagaataatttttctgttgttttaagccacccagtttgtagtaatttgttgcAGTAGCCCTGGGATAGTAATGCAATATTCAACTGCAAAACCTACACGCACGCGcacgcgcacacgcacacacacacacacacacacacacacacacatattatcaTTCCCCTTTTCCTAATTCTGCCATAGTCCTCTATCTTGTCTGGTGTTGATAGCTACTCTTATATCTAGGTTTGTTGATTCTGAACCCTGTAaccttccatattccacatttcaatataTAGTTCAGTAAAGGAGAAAAAGGCTTACAAGTTACACAGTTTTATGGACATTTTTAAGCTAATTGCACGTGCATAAAGGTGAAAAATCCAAAAACCCTATCTTATGAAATGCTTGGGAGGACAGAAGCTGAGAGTGCATTCATTGGTGAACCTCaggctgtgtgtgggtgtgggagaAAGAACAGCTTTTCCTTGTTTTCAGAGATGATCTTTTTCAGTAACTGTTGTAAATAACTTTATGACAATTTTAGAAACTTGTTAAGTTAAATGCATTGGTAAAACTTACAATGGAGTAAACTTACATTATGTAACTTCAAGCCTTGTAACAGGACATAGCTGTATCAGGAAGCAGCCATGAATTTGGTCCCGTTATGAGAGCTGAGGGACTATTCGACATAGATTGAGAGTAACAGAAGACATGGTTTGGAAGGGCAATGAGCTGGGGTTAACAGTGGTGGTACTGCAACTGTGCAAGTCACTTCTAATTGGAAAAAGACAACTACTGGGAGGAATCTTGCTAGCACATACACTAATTTATTttgagctttctctctctcttcctttttctatctcctctccttttctccatctctctgtccTTCAGATATCTTTTTGGCTACTTCTTCAACTGAAAGATTTGGGAAGCTGTATTTCTGATGATGTCACAAAGAAAGCCACTTAATATTTCTCCTCTGATGAATTTCTAAACAAATGGAATGGTTGCATAGTGTGGGAAAGGGTTTTAGCAAAACGTTGGCAGAGATTATAAGCCAATAAggtatcaattttaaaatgaaatattcaagGTGGCTAGGAAAGTCCTAGGTAAGACACAAGGCTGTGGAGCTTACCTGTGGAGATCTGAATCTTGGTTCTGCTGcgtccagctgtgtgacctttggcatGTTAAATAAATCTCTGAACCTCACCTGTAAAGTGAGCACAGTAATGGCAGCCACCTAGAAAGATGATATGAACATTAAATAAGTTACTACATGCTTACAATGGTGACAGGCATATGGCAAGTGCTAACTGAATGTTAATTAGTTCCCAAATCTGGACAGAGCCTTGAGATTTGTTTCAGCAGTGATTATTAATAGTTTGGATTGAGAAAACAAAGCTTCCAATTGAATGaggagtttatatttttaaaaccaggcATAATTCTGTATATTATTTAATGTGGTTAACAAGATTCATTAACccttatgtttgttttctttaaatgcttatatttgtACAAATAAACTTGCACAACAGAAAACATGGTATGTatcctctccttttcctctctttcttattAAGCCACACAAATGGATATCTGATTTTCAGATCATGAAATACTACCAAAGCACTAGTGTGGACAGATATCTCAGACAGAATAAATCACTTCTTCAGAACATTAAAGACCCCAAAACATGATGGAAGTATTTTAACAACAGATTATGATTGCAGGTCAGGTGTGTGGCTAAGAGAAAAGTCCATGTTAAATTGATAATCCTTCTCATGCCAAGCATCTGGAGAATTTCTGGCCATCACCTCAAGTGTCTGAAGCTGTTTTCCTCCCAGCTCTCTTGATTTGAAGTTGGATTAAAGCCTGATTTGAGTGGCCTGCCAGCCTGATCCATGAAATACAGATGGCTTTCCCCATGCACAGTCATGCTGGGACATCAGGCACAAATTCAATCGATATTGAAAGATCCTCTTGGGCTACAGTCATCTTTGTCACGgttctattaattatttttaccagAATGTCTCTTCTCTTGTGCTTTCAAAGACCCCATTTTAGCTTCCAACACACAGAAGGCTTTTTATGGAGCTGTGATCCTACCCTAGTTGGTGCATTTTTGTTACAATAAACATAGCTCTGGTTGGCGGATGGGAAATTCTCCAGGACTTTCTTATAAATGACCTCTGCTGTCACTTGATATCAAGTAGGTGCCCTGGGTGGCAGAGATAAAACCACATGTGAGCCAAAGTGGATGCTGAGAGGGTCCAAGTCTGACCTCACCAAAAAGTGCTGATTGAACGTCATTGATCTGTAGTACTTTCAGTCTGACCTGGACCTTGTGCAACATTTACAAATTTTGCCAAAATCAGTTTAAACACATTCTTTTTCTAATTGGACCCTCTTAAACTTAGGTTCTGACATGAagccttttgaaaaaataaaaatatagtatgttTTCTAACCTGGTAATATCACAGACTTGCTATCCCCAGGTGGACATTGCAGACTTGTTTTATTGGAAATGTTTATTTTGGGAATCACTGACGAATTGTCTGTAGGCTGTGCACATAACAGAAATTAGTgctagttttaaattttgaggaacttccaatgATTTCTCTGGAAATGCTGGTATATAATGCCGCTTGTCATCAGGTCTGTTAGTAGTCTAAGGCTGGGGTCAGTCAAAAAGCTAGGGCTCTAGGCCAAATCCAaactactgctttttttttccttataaagaaAGTTTTATAAAACGGTTAATCCATTCATtgatgtattgtctatggctgatCTCATATTATAAGTATCCAGTTTAGTAACTGCTACAGAGACCTGTGGCCCAcaagcctaaaatattcactatctgatcctttatagaaaaagttggTCAATTTCTGGCTATggcacaacattttaaaatggggTACATGGGACTCTCCAAATTGTGAAAGCACCCTGTATGTATTCAGAAAATTGACTTCCAGGTTCTTGAGAACTTTCCAAAAGGCCATCTTGAGAAAGCCTCAGAGGTCACATCAGCCCTTGGCCAGCtagaatggaaggaaggaggagaggggagagagggagggagagaagagatgaGATCGGAGGGAGGAAGGCAGTGACAAAGATTCTTCGTTtcaccaaactttagtcaggctctCAAAACTTCTCTTCTGCCTGTGTACTTTCTTGGACCCCTGCTGTCAGTTTAACAAAAACCCCTTATCCTCCATATCTGATCACCTTTGGATATTTAATCAGGTTCCTTATCCTCCACCATCCCCCAGGTGATGATGAATCATTCTAGCCTCTCTTCATCAAATATCCTGCCAGGTCACTTCAGCCAGAATCCC
The genomic region above belongs to Pongo pygmaeus isolate AG05252 chromosome 15, NHGRI_mPonPyg2-v2.0_pri, whole genome shotgun sequence and contains:
- the LOC129012220 gene encoding uncharacterized protein LOC129012220 isoform X2, giving the protein MEKTFGKKRYFRNIWSKRQIPSAQFQQYMQEFGKHEPWNLEESLPLENTFILFIVAAITVLTLQVRFRDLFNMPKVTQLDAAEPRFRSPQDILKRISSVNQEEGPFQTLNLLAPCFWTFQPPEL